The genomic interval CGCCTCGTCCGCCGTGAGAGGCTGGGCGTAATCCGGCTCGCCAGCGTCGTCGAGCCGGTACCAGACCGGGAACGGCACCCCGAAATAGCGCTGCCGGCTGATCAGCCAGTCCCCGGTCAGCCCGCCCACCCAGTGCTCGTAGCGGTGCCGCATGTGTGCCGGCACCCAGTTCAGCTCGCCGCCCCGGTCGAGCAGGGCGGCCCGCAACTCGGCGTCCCGACCGCCGTTGCGCAGATACCACTGCCGGGTCGAGATGATCTCCAGCGGGCTGTCGCCCTTCTCGTAGAACTTCACCGGATGCGTGACCGGCCTCGGCTCGCCGTCCAGGTCACCGGAGTCGGCCAACAGCTCCACGATCCGCCGCCGGGCCGCGTTGACCTTCAGCCCCGAGAGTTCGGCGTACCGGGCCGGGTCGACCCCGGGCGGTGGCTCCGGCAGCAGCCGGCCGTCCCGGCCGATCACCACCCGGGCGGGCAGCCGCAGCTCCCGCCACCAGGTCACATCGGCCAGGTCACCGAAGGTGCAGGTCATCACCAACCCGCTGCCCTTGGCCGGATCCGCCAGCGGGTGGGCGTAGACGGTCACCTCGGTGCCGAAGAGCGGGGTGCGGACGGTACCGCCGACCAGGTCCGCGTACCGCTCGTCGTCGGGGTGGCAGACCAGCGCCACGCAGGCCGGCAGCAGCTCGGGGCGGGTGGTCTCGACGTACACGTACGGGTCGTCGCGGCCGGGGCCGGGGCCGATCGGGGTACCGGCGCTGCCCGGCCCGGAGGCGAGCACCTCGAACCGGATCCGGTGGTACGCCCCCGGCCGCTCCCGATCCTCCAGCTCCGCCTGGGCCACCGCCGTGCCGAAGCCGACGTCCCAGAGCGCGGGCGCCTCGGCCGAGTACGCCTCACCCCGGGCCAGGTTCCGCAGGAACGCCCGCTGCGCGGTGGCCTGCGCCGTACGGCCGATCGTGGTGTACGTCAGCGACCAGTCCACCGACAGCCCGAGGCGTCGCCACAGCTCCTCGTAGACCTGCTCGTCCTCGGCGGTCAGCGAGGCGCACAGCTCCACGAAGTTGCGCCGGGAGATCGCGACCGGATGCCGCCGGGCCTGCTCGTCGACCGGTCGCTGCGGCGGCCGCCACTGCGGGTCGTACGGCAGGCTCGGGTCGCAGCTCACCCCGTAGACGTTCTGCACCCGACGCTCGGTGGGCAGCCCGTTGTCGTCCCAGCCCATCGGATAGAAGACCGTCCGGCCGCGCATCCGCTGGAACCGGGCCACCGTGTCGGTGTGGGTGTAGGAGAAGACGTGCCCCATGTGCAGTTCGCCGGATACGGTCGGCGGGGGAGTGTCGATCGAGTACACGTCCGACCGGCTCTTGCTCCGGTCGAAGGCGTACGTCCCCTCCTCCTGCCACCGGCGGGCCCACTTCTCGGCCAGCCCGTCCAGGCTCGGCCGCTCGGGGACACCGGTGCGCTGGTGCCGCGCCGCATCCGTCATTGGCCGATGGTACGGGAGACGACCGGGCGGCCGACCGGGATTTCCGCAGCGCAGGCCCGGCCGTCGGAGGGCACGCGGCCGCCCCGACGTGACCCCGGCCCGCGGGCAGTCCGCGTGACGACGGCCCGCGGTCGTCGCTTCGAGGGGATCGGTGTCGACCCCCGCACCATGGCGCCGGGGTACGACACCCCGGCCCGGCCGGTGATCGGCAGGCTACGGTGGACGGCGTGATTCCCGAGGCGCTGGCCCGCAACGCACGGCAGGTGTGGGGGGCGGACGGCGTTCGCTGGCTCACCGAGCTGCCCCGGGTACTCGCCGAGGTGGCCGCCGACTGGGAGCTGACCGTCGGTGAGCCGTTCGACCTGTCGTTCCACTACGTCACGGCGGTGACCTGTGCCGACGGCCGACCGGCGGTACTGAAGCTGGGCGTGCCGAGCGGGGAGTCGCTGCGTACCGAGGCGGCGGCGCTGACCGCGTTCGCCGGGCGGGGCGCCGTACGCCTGCTCCGCGCCGACCTCGACCGGGCCGCCCTGCTGCTGGAGCGGGCCGAGCCCGGCTGGCGGCTGCGTGACCTGGTGCCCGGCCGGGACGCCGAGGCGACCACGGTGGCGGCGGAGCTGCTGCGCCGGCTCGCCGTGCCGGCGCCGGCCGACTGCCCGCTGCCGGACCTCTCCAGCTACATCGCCGGCTTCGATGAGTACCTCGCGGTGTGGGGGGAGGACGGACCGCTCCCGGCCGACCTGGTCGGCCGGGCTGGTGGCCTGATGCGCGAGCTGTGCGCGTCGGCGCCGGAGCGGGTGGTGCTGCACGGCGACCTGCACCACGACAACATCCTGCGCGCGGAGCGCGAACCATGGCTCGCGATCGACCCGCACGGGCTGGTCGGCGACCCCGGCTTCGAGGTCGGCGCGCTGCTCTACAACCCGGAGCCGGGCGACCGGGACCCGGCGTTGACCGCGCTGGTGCCGGCCCGGGTCGAACAGCTCGCCGACCTGCTGGCGATGCCGGTGGACCGGGTGGTCGGCTGGGGCTTCGTGATGGCGGTGCTGTCGGACGTCTGGACGGCCGAGGACTGGAAACCGGGCGACCGGTCGCCGGCCAGCCGCGGCCTGGACGTCGCGCGGCTGCTGCTGCCCCGGCTGGGCTGAGCCCTTCCAGGCCGATCCGTGCAGCAGCGGCCCGGTCAGTGCAGCAGGGAGTCCTGCCACTGCCGGTGCAGGGCGGCGTACCGGCCGCCCCGGGCGATCAGCGTCTCCGGGGTACCGTCCTCGACCACCCGGCCGCCGTCCAGCACCAGCACCCGGTCCGCGATTTCCACAGTGGACAGCCGGTGGGCGATCACGATCGCCGTCCGGTCGGCGAGGATGGTCCGCAGGGCCCGCTGCACCAGCCGCTCGCTCGGAATGTCGAGTGACGAGGTGGCCTCGTCCAGGATCAGTACCGCCGGGTCGGCGAGGAACGCCCGGGCGAACGCGACGAGCTGCCGCTGCCCGGCCGAGAGCCGGCCGCCGCGCCGGTGCACGTCGGTCTCGTACCCGTCGGGCAGCGCCGCGACGAAGTCGTGCGCGCCGATCGCCTCTGCCGCCGCCACCACGTCCGCGTCGTCCGCCCCCGGCCGGCCGAACCGGATGTTGTCCGCCACCGACCCGGCGAAGAGATGGTTCTCCTGGGTGACCATCACCACCGCCCGGCGCAGGTCGGTGTCGGCGACGTCGCGCAGGTCGACGCCGTCCAGGGTGACGGTGCCCCGGGTCGGGTCGTAGAACCGGGCCACCAGCTTCGCCACCGTCGACTTCCCCGCCCCGGTCGCGCCGACCAGCGCCACCGTCTGGCCGGCCGGGATCGACAGGGTCAGCTCCGGCAGGACCGGGGTGTCGCAGCGGTAGCCGAAGCTCACCGCCCGCAGTTCGACGGCACCCCGGACCGGCCCGGCCGGCAGCGGGCGGGGCGCGGCCGGCTCCGGTACGCCGGGCCGCTCGTCGAGTACTCCGGCCAGCTTCTCCAGCGCCGCCGTCGCGGACTGGAGAGCGTTGTAGAACTGGCTCAACTCCTGCATCGGCTCGAAGAACCGGCGGAGGTAGAGCAGGAACGCGGCGAGTACCCCGATCTCGGCGTGCCCGCCGATCACCCGCATGCCGCCGTACGCCAGCACCACCGCGATGGTCACGTTGCCGATCACCTTGATCGCCGGGGAGTAGGTGGCGATCAGCCGAAACGCCCGCAGGTTCGCCCGCCGGTGGTCATCGTTGAGGGCGGTGAAGATCTGCTGGTTGCGCGGCTCCCGGCGGAACGCCTGCACCGCCCGGATGCCGCCGAGCGACTCGACGAAGTGGACGATCACCAGCGCGACCGTCTCCCGGGTACGCCGGTAGGCGGACGCGGAGGCGCGGGCGAACCAGCGGGAGAGCCAGAGCAGGAACGGGAAGGCGAGCAGGGTGACCACGGCCAGCGGCGCGTCGAGCCAGAGCAGGACGCCGGCCACCGAGACGATGGAGAGCACGGCGAGCACCAGGTCGTCGATGCCGCCGTCGACCAGTTCGGCGATCGAGTCCATGTCACTGGTCAGCCGGGCCACCAGCCGGCCCGAGGTGTAGCGCTCGTGGAAGCTGACCGAGAGCCGCAGGAAGTGCTCGTACACCCGGCGGCGCAGGTCGAGCAGGATGGCCTGGCCGATCCGGGTGGAGAGGGTGAGGAAGCCGCGCTTGCCGGCGTACTCGGCTCCGGCGGCGAGCCCGAACGCGGTCGCCACCGCGACGAGTGGACCCGGATCACCGGCCCGGAGCGGTCCGATCGCCCGGTCGATGCCGAGCATCACCAGGTACGGCCCGGCCATCCCGGCCGCGTTCTGGAGCAGCAGCAGGGCGACCGCCACGCCGATCAGCCTGCGGTGTGGCCGGATCAGCGAGCCGAGCAGGACCCGGCTGCGGTTGCGGAGCCTGGCGATGCCCTGTGCGGTGCCGGTCTCGGCGGCGGTACGGTCCGCCTCCGGATCGGCGGCGATCCCCCGCCACCGGGCCAGCCCCGCGGCGCTGGTCGTCGCGGTGTCGGCGGGCTCGGCCGCCCTCACGCCGTCGACCGGACCAACTGCCCTCACGCCGTCGACCGGTCCTGCTGCGGTCACGCCGTCGACCGGTCCTGCTGTCGTCATGACCGGACCAGTCCCAGGTCGTCGGTCTCCTCAACGGCTTCCGCGGTCCCCTCGGCCTCCCCGGCGGTCTCTGCGCTCTCCCCGGCGGTCTCGGCGGAGAGCACCGCCCGGTAGGCGGGCACCTCGCGCAGCAGTTCGGCGTGGGTACCGACGGCGGCGATCCGGCCGTCGGCGAGCAGCGCCACCCGGTCGGCGAGAGCCACGGTCGAGGGCCGGTGCACCACCACCAGCGCGGTGGTGTCCCGCAGCACCTGCGCCAGCGCCCGCTCGACCAGCGCCTCGGTGTGTACGTCCAGCGCCGACAGCGGATCGTCGAGCACGAGTACGCCGGGCCGGCCGAGTACCGCCCGGGCCAGGGCCAGCCGCTGCCGCTGCCCGCCGGAGAGGGAGAGCCCCTGCTCGCCGATCCGGGTGTCCAGACCCCACGGCAGGTCGTACACGAAATCGGCCTGGGCCACGGCGAGCGCGGCGCGTACCTCGTCGTCGCCGGCATCGGCCCGGCCCAGGGTGAGGTTCTCCCGGACGGACATCGAGAAGAGCGTCGGCTCCTCGAACGCGAACCCGACCCGGCTGCGCAGCGAGTCGAGCCGGAGGTCCCGGATGTCCCGCCCGTCCAGGGTGACCTGGCCGGCGGTGACGTCGTAGAGGCGCGGCACCAGCGACAGCAGGCTGGTCTTGCCGCAGCCGGTGGCACCGACGATGGCCAGCGTCTCGCCGGGTTGGACCGCCAGGTCGACGCCGCGCAGCACCGGGGGATCCTGCGGGTAGCCGAACCAGACCCCGTCGAAGCGGAGCGCGCCGCCCCGACCGGCCTCCTCCGGCCCGGCCAGCGCCACCGCGCCCGGCCGGTCGACGATCGTGGGACGCGTGTCGAGTACCTCGTAGATCCGGTCCGCCGCCGTCATCGCCTCCTGCGCGTTGGCGATGATCCAGGCGAGTGACTCGATCGGCCAGACCAGCATCAGTTGCAGGCTGACGAAGGCGACCAGCTCGCCGATGGTCAGCGAGCCGTCCGCGACGGCCACCGCACCGGCGACCAGCACCGCCGCCAGGGTCAGGTTGGGGATGAGGTCGAACTGTGCGGAGGTACGGGCCAGCAGCCGGCCCTTGCCGGTCGCGGTGTCGTGCAGCGTACGGCTGCCGGCCGCGAACCGCCCCGTCATCTCCGGGCGCCGGCCGAACGCCTTGACGGTGCGGATGCCCTGCGCCGACTCCTCGATCAGGGTGGCCAGGTCGCCCTGCTCGTCCTGGAGCCGCCGGGCCGCCAGCAGATAGGCCCGGGTGAAGCGGCGGGTCGCCAGGAACAGCGGTACCGCGCCCGCCGCGACCAGCAGCCCCAGGCCCGGGTGCAGCGTGATCAGCAGGGTCACCACGGCGACGTAGGTGGTGACGTTCACGACGAGGAAGAGCAGCCCGAAGG from Plantactinospora sp. BC1 carries:
- the valS gene encoding valine--tRNA ligase; this translates as MTDAARHQRTGVPERPSLDGLAEKWARRWQEEGTYAFDRSKSRSDVYSIDTPPPTVSGELHMGHVFSYTHTDTVARFQRMRGRTVFYPMGWDDNGLPTERRVQNVYGVSCDPSLPYDPQWRPPQRPVDEQARRHPVAISRRNFVELCASLTAEDEQVYEELWRRLGLSVDWSLTYTTIGRTAQATAQRAFLRNLARGEAYSAEAPALWDVGFGTAVAQAELEDRERPGAYHRIRFEVLASGPGSAGTPIGPGPGRDDPYVYVETTRPELLPACVALVCHPDDERYADLVGGTVRTPLFGTEVTVYAHPLADPAKGSGLVMTCTFGDLADVTWWRELRLPARVVIGRDGRLLPEPPPGVDPARYAELSGLKVNAARRRIVELLADSGDLDGEPRPVTHPVKFYEKGDSPLEIISTRQWYLRNGGRDAELRAALLDRGGELNWVPAHMRHRYEHWVGGLTGDWLISRQRYFGVPFPVWYRLDDAGEPDYAQPLTADEATLPVDPTSEVPAGYTEAQRGQPGGFMADPDVMDTWATSSLTPQIVGGWLDDPDLYARVFPMDLRPQGQEIIRTWLFATVVRSHLEAGVLPWRDAVLSGWILDPDRKKMSKSKGNVQTPLGLLEEHGPDAVRYWAANGRPGTDLAFDPGQIRIGRRLATKLLNASKFALGLGAGDALRASATEPLDRSMLAGLSTVVASATAAFDRYDHTEAMQVTEAYFWRFCDDYIELVKERAYGEGPGADSARAALAAALATLLRLFAPFLPYVTEEVWSWWRYGSVHRSPWPTTYEIQRVAADGDPALLELAGAALTQIRRAKSERKVSMRTEIPLAEALGPAAMLEQLASIAGDLKAAGRIGKLDFLPDRTPELVIACAF
- a CDS encoding ABC transporter ATP-binding protein, which produces MRAAEPADTATTSAAGLARWRGIAADPEADRTAAETGTAQGIARLRNRSRVLLGSLIRPHRRLIGVAVALLLLQNAAGMAGPYLVMLGIDRAIGPLRAGDPGPLVAVATAFGLAAGAEYAGKRGFLTLSTRIGQAILLDLRRRVYEHFLRLSVSFHERYTSGRLVARLTSDMDSIAELVDGGIDDLVLAVLSIVSVAGVLLWLDAPLAVVTLLAFPFLLWLSRWFARASASAYRRTRETVALVIVHFVESLGGIRAVQAFRREPRNQQIFTALNDDHRRANLRAFRLIATYSPAIKVIGNVTIAVVLAYGGMRVIGGHAEIGVLAAFLLYLRRFFEPMQELSQFYNALQSATAALEKLAGVLDERPGVPEPAAPRPLPAGPVRGAVELRAVSFGYRCDTPVLPELTLSIPAGQTVALVGATGAGKSTVAKLVARFYDPTRGTVTLDGVDLRDVADTDLRRAVVMVTQENHLFAGSVADNIRFGRPGADDADVVAAAEAIGAHDFVAALPDGYETDVHRRGGRLSAGQRQLVAFARAFLADPAVLILDEATSSLDIPSERLVQRALRTILADRTAIVIAHRLSTVEIADRVLVLDGGRVVEDGTPETLIARGGRYAALHRQWQDSLLH
- a CDS encoding aminoglycoside phosphotransferase family protein; its protein translation is MIPEALARNARQVWGADGVRWLTELPRVLAEVAADWELTVGEPFDLSFHYVTAVTCADGRPAVLKLGVPSGESLRTEAAALTAFAGRGAVRLLRADLDRAALLLERAEPGWRLRDLVPGRDAEATTVAAELLRRLAVPAPADCPLPDLSSYIAGFDEYLAVWGEDGPLPADLVGRAGGLMRELCASAPERVVLHGDLHHDNILRAEREPWLAIDPHGLVGDPGFEVGALLYNPEPGDRDPALTALVPARVEQLADLLAMPVDRVVGWGFVMAVLSDVWTAEDWKPGDRSPASRGLDVARLLLPRLG
- a CDS encoding ABC transporter ATP-binding protein, with the translated sequence MAPDRDDEPTVRGRPGFRLPGNPLPRNLWRLRRYLRPYRGQLVWLLLAAFAATGASICVPLVVQRAVDGPIAHRDPGGLLRLGGLALLLGLAEAALIFIRRWAHSSSAVGMEATIRDEIYAHLQRLHIGFHDRWQSGQLLSRVTSDLSVIRRFLSFGLLFLVVNVTTYVAVVTLLITLHPGLGLLVAAGAVPLFLATRRFTRAYLLAARRLQDEQGDLATLIEESAQGIRTVKAFGRRPEMTGRFAAGSRTLHDTATGKGRLLARTSAQFDLIPNLTLAAVLVAGAVAVADGSLTIGELVAFVSLQLMLVWPIESLAWIIANAQEAMTAADRIYEVLDTRPTIVDRPGAVALAGPEEAGRGGALRFDGVWFGYPQDPPVLRGVDLAVQPGETLAIVGATGCGKTSLLSLVPRLYDVTAGQVTLDGRDIRDLRLDSLRSRVGFAFEEPTLFSMSVRENLTLGRADAGDDEVRAALAVAQADFVYDLPWGLDTRIGEQGLSLSGGQRQRLALARAVLGRPGVLVLDDPLSALDVHTEALVERALAQVLRDTTALVVVHRPSTVALADRVALLADGRIAAVGTHAELLREVPAYRAVLSAETAGESAETAGEAEGTAEAVEETDDLGLVRS